The DNA sequence TCTACGACGGCAGGCGACGTCCTGCGGATCCTGATCGACAACGGCCTGGACGGGATGGCCCGGGCGCTGGAGACGCTGATGAACGAGGCGATGAAGCTCGAGCGCGCCGAGTTCCTCGGCGCCGCGCCCCACGAGCGCACCGAG is a window from the bacterium genome containing:
- a CDS encoding IS256 family transposase, giving the protein MAHRETDSTTAGDVLRILIDNGLDGMARALETLMNEAMKLERAEFLGAAPHERTE